A portion of the Desulfotignum phosphitoxidans DSM 13687 genome contains these proteins:
- the tatB gene encoding Sec-independent protein translocase protein TatB: MFGLGMPEILLILAIALIVIGPQKLPELAKTLGRAMGEFKRSAQDLKRSIDMDTTLQDVKSSTTDLKDVIKDSKREKPSRKKPDTTDAAQGTDTDTSEVPDPATDADTSSSSKNTKDDTPADKKNSNG, translated from the coding sequence ATGTTTGGCCTTGGAATGCCTGAAATTCTGTTGATTCTGGCCATTGCCCTGATCGTGATCGGGCCTCAGAAACTGCCTGAACTGGCAAAAACCTTAGGCCGGGCCATGGGAGAATTCAAGCGCTCTGCCCAGGATCTCAAACGCAGTATTGACATGGATACCACTCTCCAGGATGTCAAATCTTCCACCACGGATTTAAAAGATGTGATCAAAGATTCCAAACGGGAAAAACCCAGCAGAAAAAAACCAGACACCACTGATGCCGCCCAGGGAACAGATACTGACACCTCTGAAGTCCCGGACCCGGCAACGGATGCTGACACATCATCTTCATCAAAAAATACAAAGGATGATACACCCGCTGACAAAAAGAACTCAAACGGATAA